One window of the Trifolium pratense cultivar HEN17-A07 linkage group LG2, ARS_RC_1.1, whole genome shotgun sequence genome contains the following:
- the LOC123904127 gene encoding uncharacterized protein LOC123904127 — protein MVWEEERNGCYSVKSGYKLAMKCIFRNDKYHVKGNWKEIWKAHAPHKARHLLWRLCRGCIPTRRRLLERHVDCDVHCPLCEDEVEDDVHAFFTCSSAQSSWQAAGLSSVLGSAACQQGSAADRVFALCRNEDYATIGRVAMLLWSIWHNRNDKIWNDNVRSPNQIGRAAFDQWNEWIAVHKLRGNDDHDVPLVSTIRWEKPRIGWLKCNVDAAFFVDAGRTAMGACFRNNSGEFMAGFTQWRQLTLSTDEGEAWTLLQAMNEAKSAKGINRVLVF, from the exons ATGGTTTGGGAGGAGGAACGAAATGGGTGTTACTCTGTCAAATCCGGGTACAAGCTTGCTATGAAGTGTATTTTCCGTAATGATAAATACCATGTGAAAGGTAAttggaaagaaatatggaaagCGCATGCTCCACATAAAGCGCGTCATCTTCTTTGGCGATTATGTAGGGGATGTATTCCAACGAGGCGTCGGTTATTAGAACGTCATGTTGATTGTGATGTTCATTGCCCATTATGTGAAGATGAGGTAGAAGATGATGTACACGCATTTTTCACCTGTTCCTCTGCTCAATCCAGTTGGCAAGCAGCTGGACTGTCATCTGTCTTGGGTTCCGCAGCTTGTCAGCAAGGTAGTGCAGCAGATAGAGTGTTTGCCTTGTGTCGGAACGAGGATTACGCTACTATAGGTAGAGTGGCTATGTTGTTATGGAGTATATGGCATAACcggaatgataaaatttggaacGATAATGTTAGAAGCCCAAACCAAATAGGCCGGGCTGCGTTTGATCAGTGGAACGAGTGGATTGCCGTCCATAAGTTGCGAGGTAACGATGATCATGATGTTCCGCTTGTTAGCACCATTCGGTGGGAAAAGCCTCGTATAGGATGGTTAaagtgcaatgtagatgcaGCATTTTTTGTCGATGCAGGTAGGACCGCGATGGGTGCTTGTTTTCGTAATAATTCTGGTGAGTTTATGGCTGGATTTACGCAGTGGCGGCAACTGACTTTATCAACAGATGAGGGTGAAGCATGGACACTATTGCAAgctatgaatgaagctaaga gTGCAAAAGGAATTAATCGTGTGTTGGTTTTCTAA